In one Terriglobales bacterium genomic region, the following are encoded:
- a CDS encoding mannose-1-phosphate guanylyltransferase, translating to MTKMSNFYPVILAGGSGTRFWPRSRRKMAKQVLNLDGDQSMIQQTVERLLPLADEDNFWVITNDHIFEVISGQLKKVPKRQIVSEPVARNTAPAIGLAAFLLARQNPNAVIGMFPADHVIKDEKNFRKVLAEGVELAAAGENIVVMGIAPNRPETGYGYIEGGEKLGDGLYRVHRFTEKPNQQRADEFLAAGNYYWNSGIFLWSAKTLVNAMREHLSETAPYLEEIAAAWGTAKFHSIFAHLYEKCENISIDYAVLEPRSAKGEHSSNLYCLRADFGWNDLGSWTALFEHQLSNTHNCDGSNVIDAEDQFILNAEGNYVYSPKKFVAAVGVKNLVVVETEDAILITTREHSQDVGKVVKHLAEKKLTKLI from the coding sequence ATGACAAAGATGTCAAATTTCTATCCTGTAATCCTTGCTGGCGGAAGCGGCACGCGCTTCTGGCCGCGCAGCCGGCGCAAGATGGCTAAGCAGGTTCTGAACCTCGACGGCGACCAGTCGATGATTCAGCAGACCGTCGAGCGCTTGCTCCCGCTGGCCGATGAAGACAATTTCTGGGTCATCACGAACGATCACATCTTTGAAGTAATCAGCGGGCAACTAAAGAAGGTGCCGAAAAGGCAGATCGTCTCCGAACCGGTGGCACGCAACACTGCTCCTGCGATCGGACTGGCAGCATTCCTCCTCGCTCGGCAGAACCCCAATGCAGTCATTGGCATGTTCCCGGCAGACCACGTGATCAAGGACGAGAAGAACTTTCGCAAGGTTCTCGCTGAAGGAGTCGAACTTGCCGCGGCTGGCGAAAATATCGTCGTGATGGGGATCGCGCCCAATCGTCCCGAAACGGGATACGGATACATCGAAGGCGGAGAGAAGCTTGGCGATGGTTTGTATCGCGTGCATCGCTTTACCGAGAAGCCCAATCAGCAACGCGCCGACGAGTTCCTCGCCGCCGGCAACTATTACTGGAATAGCGGAATCTTTCTGTGGTCGGCGAAGACGCTGGTCAACGCCATGCGTGAGCATTTATCTGAGACCGCGCCCTATCTCGAGGAGATTGCGGCGGCGTGGGGAACAGCGAAGTTCCACTCGATCTTCGCGCACCTTTACGAAAAGTGCGAAAACATCAGCATCGACTATGCGGTCTTGGAGCCGCGCTCCGCCAAAGGCGAGCACTCGTCGAACCTGTACTGCCTGCGCGCCGATTTCGGATGGAATGATCTCGGATCGTGGACGGCGCTCTTCGAACACCAGCTCTCCAACACGCACAATTGCGACGGATCCAACGTGATCGACGCCGAAGATCAATTCATTCTCAATGCCGAGGGCAACTACGTGTATTCGCCGAAGAAGTTTGTGGCGGCAGTGGGCGTGAAGAACCTCGTAGTTGTGGAGACCGAAGACGCCATCCTCATCACGACTCGGGAGCACTCCCAGGACGTGGGCAAGGTTGTGAAGCACCTGGCCGAGAAGAAGCTGACGAAGCTGATCTAG
- a CDS encoding phospholipase D-like domain-containing protein yields the protein MKLLVQPGDGIGPLVKAIKKAKKSVQIVIFRFDRLEIEKALEDAVKRGVSVDALITFTNRGGERNLRKLEMRFLERGVTVARTADDLVRYHGKMMIVDGKELHLLAFNYTQVDIERSRSFGLITREKELLKGAEELFDCDCKRRPYKPRSSRFLVSPLNAREELAKFIKGAKKELLIYDVKISDREMIKLLEERARDGVEIRVIGKMARHSSQISIRQLPELRLHTRTIVRDRKEAFIGSQSMRELELDSRREIGAIFRGAGAIARVMEVFEEDWKAGVVTAGDDADDVVKPPAAKVAKKVAKAVTKILPPVAPVVEEVVKDVLKPGNGVAIDHEEIEETVKLAVKQAVKQVVRESVEDAVEQQREPEA from the coding sequence TTGAAATTGCTTGTCCAGCCGGGAGACGGCATAGGGCCACTGGTTAAGGCCATTAAGAAAGCGAAGAAAAGCGTTCAGATTGTGATCTTCCGGTTTGACCGGCTGGAGATCGAGAAGGCGCTCGAAGATGCGGTAAAGCGTGGCGTCTCCGTAGATGCGCTGATCACCTTCACCAATCGAGGTGGAGAGAGGAATCTGCGCAAACTAGAAATGCGTTTTCTCGAGCGGGGTGTCACCGTGGCACGCACCGCGGACGATCTCGTGCGTTATCACGGCAAAATGATGATTGTGGATGGCAAGGAACTCCATCTTCTGGCGTTCAACTACACGCAAGTTGACATCGAGCGCAGCCGCAGCTTTGGCCTCATCACTCGGGAAAAAGAATTACTCAAAGGGGCGGAAGAACTATTTGATTGCGATTGCAAGCGTCGTCCATACAAGCCGAGATCGTCTCGCTTCTTAGTTAGTCCGCTGAACGCACGCGAGGAGCTCGCCAAGTTCATTAAAGGCGCAAAAAAGGAATTGCTGATTTACGACGTGAAGATCAGCGATCGCGAAATGATCAAACTGCTCGAGGAACGAGCTCGCGATGGCGTTGAAATCCGAGTGATCGGGAAGATGGCGCGCCATAGCAGCCAGATTTCAATTCGGCAATTGCCGGAGTTGCGGCTGCATACGCGAACGATCGTCCGTGACCGCAAAGAAGCGTTCATTGGAAGCCAGAGCATGCGCGAGCTCGAGCTCGACTCCCGCCGTGAAATTGGCGCGATCTTTCGCGGTGCTGGAGCGATCGCGAGGGTTATGGAAGTCTTCGAGGAGGATTGGAAAGCGGGCGTAGTTACAGCCGGAGATGATGCGGATGATGTAGTGAAACCGCCGGCCGCGAAGGTCGCAAAAAAAGTCGCCAAGGCAGTGACCAAAATTCTGCCTCCTGTAGCTCCCGTCGTGGAAGAGGTAGTGAAAGATGTTCTAAAGCCCGGCAATGGCGTGGCAATCGACCACGAAGAGATCGAGGAGACCGTAAAGCTTGCGGTTAAGCAGGCGGTGAAACAAGTGGTGCGTGAGTCAGTGGAAGACGCAGTAGAACAACAGCGCGAACCGGAAGCATAA
- a CDS encoding M48 family metallopeptidase, with protein MSATNTDVAGHVHADTPEARQYSRIRRWISVADTTLGIAFLVVLLAMGWTGDLRDFALRFAHEHYALALFFYVLLLTVISKAISLPLDIYSFHLEHRFHLSNQHAPAWMLDEIKGWAVGLVLATLLAELVYWIIRSAATYWWLIAWIAFTALFVVFAQLAPVVLFPIFYKFVPLEDQELRNRLVKLSERAGTRVRGVYEWKLSEKSKKANAALTGLGNTRRIILADTLLQNYSHDEIEAVLAHELGHHVHRHILKSIVLQMVVTLVGFWAANEVLRYATYQWHMFDLLSDFANLPLLALVSAGLSLILMPALNAYSRYNERQADRYCWQSVPSVDPFITAMDKLSAQNLSEKKPSRVIEILFHSHPAVSRRIASAKSFAAAKA; from the coding sequence ATGTCTGCAACCAACACCGACGTCGCCGGCCACGTCCATGCCGACACGCCCGAGGCGCGGCAGTATAGCCGCATCCGCCGCTGGATTTCTGTTGCGGATACCACACTGGGAATCGCCTTCCTCGTGGTACTGCTGGCGATGGGATGGACGGGCGATCTCCGCGATTTCGCTTTGCGCTTTGCGCACGAGCACTATGCGCTGGCTCTCTTCTTTTATGTGCTGCTCCTAACTGTTATCAGCAAAGCCATCAGCCTTCCGCTCGACATCTACAGCTTCCACCTTGAACATCGCTTCCATCTCTCGAACCAACACGCACCTGCCTGGATGCTCGACGAAATAAAAGGCTGGGCCGTCGGGCTGGTGCTCGCGACTCTATTGGCGGAACTCGTTTATTGGATTATCCGCAGTGCAGCGACTTATTGGTGGCTCATCGCCTGGATCGCATTTACGGCGCTGTTTGTGGTGTTCGCACAGCTTGCCCCGGTTGTGCTCTTTCCTATCTTCTACAAATTCGTTCCGCTCGAAGATCAGGAGCTGCGGAATCGGCTCGTAAAGTTGAGTGAGCGCGCCGGAACCCGTGTGCGCGGAGTCTACGAATGGAAGCTTTCAGAAAAGAGTAAGAAAGCAAATGCCGCGCTTACAGGTTTAGGGAATACTCGCCGTATCATCTTGGCGGACACGCTACTGCAGAACTACTCGCATGACGAGATCGAAGCGGTGCTCGCCCACGAACTCGGACATCATGTGCACCGGCACATTCTTAAGAGCATCGTCCTGCAGATGGTCGTCACGTTGGTCGGCTTCTGGGCCGCGAATGAAGTATTGCGCTACGCGACTTATCAGTGGCACATGTTCGATCTGCTTTCCGATTTCGCAAATCTGCCGCTACTGGCTCTCGTTTCCGCAGGGCTTTCGTTGATCCTGATGCCGGCGCTGAACGCGTACTCACGCTACAACGAACGTCAGGCAGACCGTTACTGCTGGCAATCAGTGCCGAGTGTCGATCCCTTCATCACGGCGATGGACAAGCTCAGCGCGCAAAACCTCTCCGAGAAGAAGCCGTCGCGTGTGATTGAGATCCTCTTCCATTCGCATCCTGCCGTCTCGCGGCGCATAGCGTCAGCAAAGAGCTTTGCTGCTGCGAAAGCCTAA
- a CDS encoding protein kinase, whose product MDRHDRRHEDPTMAGNGPAIKDSSSGSGIPSPFFGRGDETGVGPITPEPGASSGPIGPSSGPVGARSAAGPAPASDSIPIPDFGSRYRVEGKLGEGGMGAVYKAYDLELDRMVALKVIRSELMANTDIVQRFKQELLLASRISHKHVLRIHDLGEGAGVKFISMAYIEGRSLAEVLQQHIILPLDKALDFGKQICQALAAAHQEGVVHRDLKPQNILIDQAQCVYVSDFGLAKSLEADALAVTAMTAVGQVLGTPRYMSPEQVECSAVDGRSDIYSFGLMLYEMVTGDLPFQGNTLQLMLGRVQSMPRNPTLLNSKLPPYLAGIIMRCLEKDVARRYQTFDDVLGDLEAEHCTPAGKTRKTKQITLPHFSAASIIVTVLALAVLIGGGIAVRRYMLEPGTSNQAVAAPTKFVAVLPFRDMSQRSGEDYLAEGISEALYTKLFGLKDVQVASPSDVQRIKNVDDLANNIGRALGVKFVIRGTVESDGDRLVIGVKLDDAATGKRLLQKDFRGVRQDILITQDQVYSELLKIIEGKPSDEGVSRTSLHQTENYAAYEQYLKGKSAMRGQLDVKNVKNAIHFYELAIKEDPSFAIAYSGIADANLRMWKATKQGDWAQQALSAAQAAQSQNDNLPEVHFALGSAYIATGKTAEAVSEIKRALELAPNSDDGYRRLGDAFRAGNNKQEALAAYEKAIELNRYYWFNYNVLGSACVKFSEYPRALEAFKRVTELEPGEVAGYQNLSAVYLSMGDYEKAVPILQKSLEIKKHSVGYSNLGTAYFYLKQYDKAVEMFNEAVNLDRAGGDASEIHLGNLADSYRWAGKTQEANATYDQAIAQGFKEVQVNPKDASRMGRIALYYAKKGDSSKAADLIRRARAIDANDATLIYTQAVVQWLNGRQDDALNSLGQALDKKYSLREIQSDPELSKLVALPQFTDLVKQVQQKSN is encoded by the coding sequence ATGGATCGCCACGATCGACGACACGAGGACCCGACTATGGCCGGCAACGGTCCGGCCATCAAAGATTCGAGTTCCGGATCGGGCATTCCCAGTCCCTTTTTTGGACGCGGCGATGAGACCGGTGTTGGGCCGATTACACCTGAGCCGGGGGCTTCCTCCGGACCCATTGGTCCCAGTTCGGGCCCGGTTGGGGCGAGGTCTGCCGCTGGTCCAGCCCCTGCGAGTGATTCCATACCGATTCCCGATTTTGGTTCACGGTACAGAGTAGAAGGCAAACTCGGCGAAGGGGGAATGGGGGCCGTCTACAAGGCCTATGACCTCGAACTCGATCGGATGGTGGCGCTTAAGGTCATCCGCTCCGAACTGATGGCAAATACGGACATTGTGCAGCGCTTCAAGCAGGAATTGCTGCTCGCCAGCCGCATTTCCCATAAGCACGTCCTGCGTATTCATGACTTGGGCGAGGGTGCCGGGGTGAAGTTCATCTCGATGGCCTACATCGAGGGCCGCAGCCTTGCGGAGGTCTTACAGCAGCACATCATCTTGCCGTTGGATAAAGCGCTCGATTTCGGCAAACAGATCTGCCAGGCCCTGGCCGCTGCCCACCAGGAAGGCGTGGTGCACCGCGACCTGAAGCCGCAAAATATCCTGATCGACCAGGCGCAATGCGTGTATGTCTCCGATTTCGGCCTGGCAAAGTCGCTGGAGGCTGACGCTCTGGCAGTGACCGCGATGACCGCGGTAGGGCAGGTACTTGGCACTCCGCGCTATATGTCGCCGGAACAGGTGGAGTGCTCTGCGGTCGACGGCCGTAGTGACATCTATTCGTTTGGTCTGATGCTGTACGAGATGGTCACCGGGGATTTGCCTTTTCAGGGCAACACGCTCCAGCTGATGCTCGGACGTGTTCAGTCCATGCCCCGGAATCCGACGCTGCTGAACTCCAAGCTGCCGCCTTATCTGGCCGGCATCATCATGCGCTGCCTGGAGAAGGATGTTGCTCGACGGTATCAAACCTTCGACGACGTGCTTGGTGACTTGGAAGCCGAGCATTGCACGCCTGCGGGAAAGACACGGAAGACAAAGCAGATTACCCTGCCGCACTTTTCGGCGGCTTCCATCATTGTCACCGTGCTCGCTCTGGCCGTTCTCATCGGTGGCGGAATTGCCGTTCGGCGTTACATGCTGGAACCTGGTACATCGAACCAGGCGGTTGCCGCTCCTACCAAGTTCGTGGCTGTTCTACCCTTCCGGGACATGAGCCAACGGAGCGGCGAGGACTACCTCGCAGAAGGTATCAGCGAAGCGCTCTATACCAAGTTATTTGGATTGAAAGACGTACAGGTCGCTTCGCCGTCCGACGTGCAACGAATCAAAAACGTTGACGATCTGGCAAACAATATCGGACGAGCGTTAGGAGTAAAGTTTGTAATTAGAGGCACTGTAGAATCCGATGGCGACAGGCTGGTGATTGGCGTGAAGCTTGACGACGCTGCCACCGGCAAACGACTCCTACAGAAGGACTTTCGCGGAGTCCGTCAAGACATTCTTATTACTCAGGATCAAGTCTACTCTGAGCTTCTCAAGATTATTGAGGGCAAGCCATCCGACGAAGGTGTGTCGCGCACCAGTCTTCACCAGACCGAAAACTATGCCGCGTACGAGCAATATCTGAAAGGCAAGAGTGCCATGCGCGGTCAGCTTGACGTTAAGAACGTGAAGAATGCTATCCACTTCTATGAGTTGGCTATTAAGGAAGATCCGAGCTTCGCGATTGCGTACTCTGGAATCGCCGACGCCAACCTGAGAATGTGGAAGGCTACCAAGCAGGGCGACTGGGCACAGCAGGCATTGAGCGCGGCCCAGGCGGCGCAAAGTCAGAACGACAACCTTCCAGAAGTCCACTTTGCCTTGGGCAGTGCTTACATCGCGACGGGCAAAACTGCGGAAGCTGTATCCGAGATAAAGCGAGCCCTGGAATTGGCTCCAAACTCCGATGACGGCTATCGGCGGTTAGGAGACGCATTCCGCGCTGGGAATAACAAACAGGAAGCCTTGGCAGCTTATGAGAAGGCGATCGAACTGAACCGGTACTACTGGTTCAACTACAACGTGCTCGGTAGTGCGTGCGTCAAGTTCAGCGAGTACCCAAGAGCCTTAGAGGCATTCAAACGCGTAACGGAACTAGAACCCGGGGAAGTAGCGGGGTATCAGAATCTGAGTGCCGTTTACTTAAGCATGGGGGACTACGAAAAAGCCGTTCCCATCCTGCAGAAGTCGTTAGAGATCAAGAAACATTCAGTCGGGTATTCGAACCTTGGGACTGCATACTTTTACCTGAAGCAGTATGACAAGGCCGTCGAGATGTTTAACGAAGCTGTGAATCTGGATCGTGCGGGCGGCGACGCTTCCGAAATCCATCTCGGCAATCTAGCCGATTCTTATCGTTGGGCGGGCAAGACCCAGGAAGCGAATGCAACGTATGATCAAGCCATTGCCCAGGGATTCAAAGAGGTACAAGTGAATCCGAAAGATGCCTCGCGCATGGGGCGAATAGCGCTGTATTACGCGAAGAAGGGCGACAGCAGCAAAGCCGCCGACCTGATTCGCCGCGCCCGGGCCATTGATGCCAACGACGCTACGCTGATCTACACGCAAGCTGTCGTGCAGTGGCTCAACGGACGTCAGGACGACGCTCTTAATAGCCTAGGGCAGGCTTTGGACAAGAAGTATTCGTTGCGCGAGATCCAAAGCGATCCAGAACTCTCCAAGCTCGTTGCGCTTCCTCAGTTCACAGACCTAGTAAAGCAAGTCCAGCAAAAATCTAACTGA
- a CDS encoding type I phosphomannose isomerase catalytic subunit, which produces MGQLYPLLLLPEFHERIWGTNDLSAFYPSHKVGHEPIGEVWLTGEGCRVANGTLQGRTLGEVSQQFGEKLNGSLARERRFPLLVKIIFPKDKLSVQVHPDDEGAKKVGLPCGKTECWYVLDAAPSAKVGLGLKSGTSRKEVEASIRGKNMEELLNWIPVKTGDMIYVDAGTVHAIGPDCVLLETQQNSDTTYRLYDYGRPRELHLDLGLEAMKEVTRAGKVKSRGGNGRVVLVSSPSFVVDKMFLKETKTLSTEEAPGRSSPHCIIGLRGCGIIECDGTPAISVGRGEAAVVPACIGPYRIRPQWEFEFVRAAVPASAKEPETESPAHLFSAAR; this is translated from the coding sequence ATGGGACAACTGTATCCACTTTTGCTGCTGCCGGAATTCCATGAGCGAATCTGGGGCACGAACGATCTGAGCGCGTTTTATCCTTCCCACAAGGTTGGACATGAGCCAATCGGCGAAGTCTGGCTCACGGGCGAGGGCTGTCGCGTCGCCAACGGAACTCTTCAAGGCCGCACGCTCGGCGAGGTCTCGCAGCAGTTTGGAGAAAAGCTGAACGGCAGCCTGGCACGGGAACGACGCTTTCCCCTGCTGGTAAAAATCATCTTTCCGAAAGACAAGCTCTCAGTACAGGTCCACCCTGACGACGAAGGAGCAAAGAAGGTTGGATTGCCGTGCGGCAAAACCGAGTGCTGGTATGTGCTCGATGCTGCTCCCAGTGCCAAAGTGGGACTAGGATTGAAGTCCGGAACAAGCCGAAAAGAGGTTGAGGCTTCGATTCGTGGCAAGAACATGGAGGAATTGCTGAACTGGATTCCGGTGAAGACCGGAGACATGATTTATGTCGACGCCGGCACTGTTCACGCGATTGGTCCGGATTGTGTGCTGCTTGAAACCCAGCAAAACTCTGATACGACTTACCGGCTGTACGATTACGGGCGTCCGCGCGAGCTGCATCTGGATCTGGGTCTGGAGGCGATGAAAGAAGTAACGCGCGCAGGAAAAGTAAAGAGCCGTGGCGGCAACGGCCGCGTAGTGCTGGTCTCGTCGCCGTCTTTCGTGGTCGATAAGATGTTTCTGAAAGAGACCAAGACGTTAAGCACTGAAGAGGCGCCCGGGCGATCGTCCCCACACTGCATTATCGGACTTCGTGGATGCGGGATTATCGAATGCGATGGAACTCCGGCAATAAGCGTAGGGCGCGGCGAAGCGGCGGTGGTACCAGCTTGCATTGGCCCATACCGGATTCGGCCGCAATGGGAGTTTGAGTTTGTGCGAGCGGCTGTACCTGCCAGCGCGAAGGAGCCAGAAACCGAGAGCCCGGCGCACTTATTTTCTGCGGCTCGCTAA
- a CDS encoding phosphoglucomutase/phosphomannomutase family protein, with translation MQPIKFGTDGWRGIIADDFTFANVRRAASAITNYVLKNEDSRRGVMVGYDTRFGSRLFAQAVAEVLTAAGIDVRLADDYTPTPALSFGVKHFGAAGGVMITSSHNPFNWNGVKYKASYGGSGRPAIMQAIEAELDQPVPKGSRTGTITDTDFKQPYGAAIKKFADLDKITAAGFKFLIDSMYGSGRGVLSGIFTERGIKHVEIRSEVNPLFPGINPEPIEPHVREAQEAVVREGCHGGLITDGDADRIGAVAEDGSYVDAHKIYSILLRWLLERKKWPGEVVRAFNTTKMIDRISAEHGRKLHECGIGFKNICDLMLERDILIGGEESGGIGITRHLPERDGILNALLLANVMAEEKRTLAELVQDLQKKYGEHYYARLDMHIPNELKESAIARAKSGVREMGGNKVLRVETLDGVKFFLDAPKGRPGTAAPPAEAWLLLRASGTEPLLRVYSEAGSPEIVQQLLKSAEAFVYQDEMAGTAAH, from the coding sequence ATGCAGCCAATTAAATTTGGAACCGACGGATGGCGGGGCATTATTGCTGACGATTTCACCTTCGCCAACGTCCGGCGCGCCGCCTCAGCCATTACCAACTATGTTTTGAAGAATGAAGACAGCCGCCGTGGCGTCATGGTCGGCTACGACACTCGATTCGGATCGCGCCTGTTCGCGCAAGCCGTTGCCGAGGTGCTGACTGCCGCGGGCATCGACGTTCGCTTGGCCGATGACTACACACCCACGCCTGCGCTTTCGTTCGGTGTGAAGCACTTCGGCGCAGCGGGCGGCGTGATGATCACTTCGAGCCATAATCCGTTCAACTGGAATGGCGTTAAGTACAAGGCGAGTTATGGCGGATCGGGTCGGCCGGCAATTATGCAAGCTATCGAAGCTGAGCTCGACCAGCCGGTACCTAAAGGATCCAGAACAGGCACGATTACCGACACTGACTTCAAGCAGCCTTACGGGGCTGCCATCAAGAAATTCGCCGACCTCGACAAGATCACAGCCGCGGGATTCAAGTTCCTGATTGACTCTATGTACGGTTCAGGTCGCGGTGTGCTCTCCGGCATCTTCACCGAACGCGGCATCAAGCACGTTGAAATCCGCTCGGAAGTGAATCCGCTCTTTCCTGGAATCAATCCGGAGCCAATTGAGCCGCACGTGCGCGAGGCCCAGGAGGCGGTCGTGCGTGAAGGCTGCCATGGCGGCCTGATTACGGACGGAGACGCAGATCGCATCGGCGCCGTGGCGGAAGATGGCAGTTACGTCGATGCGCACAAGATTTATTCCATCCTGCTTCGTTGGCTGCTTGAACGCAAAAAGTGGCCGGGTGAGGTAGTGCGGGCATTCAACACGACGAAGATGATCGATCGCATCTCCGCCGAGCATGGACGCAAGCTGCACGAATGCGGTATAGGTTTCAAGAACATCTGCGATCTCATGCTGGAACGCGATATCTTGATCGGTGGCGAAGAGTCCGGAGGGATCGGAATTACGCGGCATCTGCCAGAACGCGACGGCATTCTCAATGCTCTTCTCCTCGCAAACGTGATGGCGGAAGAAAAGCGCACGCTGGCCGAACTGGTGCAGGACCTCCAGAAGAAATACGGGGAGCACTATTACGCGCGTCTCGACATGCACATCCCGAATGAGCTGAAAGAGTCGGCGATCGCGCGCGCCAAGTCCGGAGTACGCGAGATGGGCGGAAACAAAGTCTTGCGTGTCGAGACCCTCGACGGGGTGAAGTTCTTCCTCGATGCGCCAAAGGGAAGGCCGGGAACCGCGGCGCCACCGGCGGAGGCATGGCTACTGCTGCGTGCTTCCGGAACGGAGCCATTGCTACGTGTCTACTCTGAGGCCGGATCGCCTGAAATTGTGCAACAGCTACTAAAATCAGCTGAGGCCTTCGTCTATCAGGACGAAATGGCGGGAACAGCAGCTCACTGA
- a CDS encoding metallophosphoesterase → MSRRILAIVAVVVLGCGLVSLRPPSQLAAIFAHAPQAVASAPAPVDVKLPLEDKSVRFAVIGDNGTGDTPQYEVAAEMEAYRKVVGYDFVTMMGDNIYGSHKPKDIERKFEAPYKPLLDAGVKFYACLGNHDDSNETLYKPFNMNGQHYYSFKKGDLQFFVLDSNYMDSRQLDWIQNQLSGSTAKWKIAYFHHPLYSDGRFHGPDLDLRKRLMPIFTKYGMNVVLSGHDHVYERFKPEEGIYFFLVGNSGQLRYHNLRQGSNIMAAGFDTDCTFMLVEISGDKLYFQTISRTGQTVDSGLLQRQPKPQTPIQAQEPVH, encoded by the coding sequence ATGAGTCGCCGAATCCTGGCCATTGTTGCTGTTGTTGTCCTCGGCTGTGGCCTCGTCTCTCTTCGTCCGCCTTCTCAGCTCGCAGCCATCTTCGCGCACGCCCCACAAGCCGTAGCGTCGGCCCCGGCTCCGGTCGATGTGAAGCTGCCTCTGGAAGATAAATCCGTACGCTTTGCCGTAATTGGGGACAACGGAACCGGAGATACGCCCCAGTATGAAGTCGCCGCTGAGATGGAGGCATACCGCAAGGTCGTCGGATATGACTTCGTGACCATGATGGGCGACAACATCTATGGAAGTCATAAGCCCAAGGACATCGAACGCAAATTCGAAGCTCCCTACAAGCCGCTGCTTGACGCCGGAGTGAAGTTCTACGCGTGCCTGGGAAATCACGACGACTCGAACGAGACGCTGTACAAGCCTTTCAACATGAACGGCCAACACTACTACTCGTTCAAGAAGGGCGACTTGCAGTTTTTTGTTCTCGACAGCAACTACATGGACTCAAGGCAGCTCGACTGGATCCAAAACCAGCTGAGCGGATCCACGGCGAAGTGGAAGATTGCATACTTTCATCATCCTTTGTACTCGGATGGTCGTTTTCATGGTCCCGATTTGGACCTGCGGAAGCGGCTCATGCCGATCTTTACGAAGTACGGCATGAATGTGGTGCTGTCTGGTCATGACCATGTTTACGAGCGCTTCAAACCGGAAGAGGGGATTTACTTCTTTTTGGTCGGCAACTCGGGCCAATTGCGGTACCACAACTTGCGTCAAGGCTCGAACATTATGGCAGCCGGCTTCGACACGGATTGCACCTTCATGCTGGTCGAGATCAGTGGCGATAAGCTGTACTTCCAGACAATCTCGCGAACTGGGCAGACCGTGGACTCGGGCTTACTGCAACGGCAACCCAAGCCACAAACTCCAATTCAGGCGCAGGAGCCAGTTCATTAG